In Sander vitreus isolate 19-12246 chromosome 8, sanVit1, whole genome shotgun sequence, the genomic window tatactgtaaatgtaaagaTGTGAAAAATATGTACATTTGGTAACCTCAAAAACATACCTGTGTTTTTGAGGCAGTGTTGTAGTTAGATTTTAGGCTCACTATTTCCATGGCCTCGTCTATTACTACATATCAAAGACTGTGCAAGTCACCAAACCCAGACTGCTGAGGGAGGCAGCAGTCAGGTGCGTGGATATAAACCACCATGTCTTTATACAGGGACTCACATGTCTTTTAGAGTTAGAATATAGAGAGGATATCCTCTGTGGAGCTGACCAATTGGTACTCATgtgagacaaaaagaaaatcatttttttcctcaaattGAACTTTTAAGTGACTAAAAAGCAGTTGGCTTAGTAAGAACTCATAATCCTGTTCTGTACACAACTTGATCACAAGTCAACCATGCAGTCATTGTGCAGAAATATAAGGCGTGTTGTATTCATTCAATGCTCAACAGAAGAATTTTGTCCAGTCTATATTTCCCATTTCTATGCCTTTTACTGTGCTAAGTGTACCACATCACTGTGGGAGAGGGGCATCGGTGTGGGGAAGAGGAGGCCGATGGTTATGAGGTGGGGCGGAGTGCCTTACTCAAACTAATGCAgtgctgttgtgatttgttttGGGAACTGAATGCAAAACAGATGTTAATGACCATGCACACAAATCAGACTGGAGCCTGTTTTCTTCTGACTTAACACCAAGCAGTATATATACAGTTATCTTGATGCACTCTTATCAATGTCAATGATTGCCCTTGTCCCCTAGCGCTTAAATGGGGATACAATGTAGCCTGTAGCATTACATCCTCTTCTTAGAGTCATCTGGGAAAGTGGAGCTGTGAGCGTTTATCCAGACAGGGTCGTTGTCACAGTGGACCGTGGTTTCTGTTGTTTAGGAAGTGTCATTTCAGCTTTATTTGTCTATTCTGTAAAGAAAACAAGTTAAGTTTGCATTGTTGCAAGCAGAACCAATGCTCGCGGAATCCAAACCCAAGACTTCAGATGATGTGTAAACACAAATGCATTGAAACGTGTTCGATCACAAAGTTTTGATACTGGCAGAGTGGAGGCATGCTGCTATTAAACTGATGGAGATGAAGTCACTATCCTCCTGCATTTCTCCATTTTGATATCATCTATTTCTCTCAACAAGATGTTTGCTCTCATTAGAAATTAAATAACCAGAGCTTTTTGAGGACTGGAGGACCAGATGAGTAAAATCACAATGCATTGTGACAACTTGACTGAATGCAGCATGATGACACATCCAAGCTGTACTTATAAACTGGTATAGGTTTACTGGTTAACTGCTTTTTGCAAGACAATGCACCTGCAGACTGGGGTACTAGTATGACCTGAAAAGTTGAATCCAGCTGTGTTCATGTGATAAACTGGTTAGCGAGGCGCATGAGAACATGCCATTAGGCTGTAgaaatgtgtttactgtatgtacaaatgtcaaagtttagaaaaaggtgGAAGAATATGCTATCCAGCCCTCTGTCTCCGTCCAGGCCATACCCCTGCCTGCTGTGAGTGATTTtgtatacaaaaacaaaaaaactgctttaTTGGAACTTGTGAAGGATGGCACGTTCATAAATCCCCATTGAGATCAAGTATAACTGTGTAGTGTTAATTGTGTATTATTCACCTTGTACAGCTGTATTCCTACAAATATGGTTTACTGTATCATTGATACTGTAGTTTCAAAGACGTGAACAACTATTTTTATGAAATGCGACAGTACTGATATATTACATtttgctaaaaaacaaaaaaacttgtttACTGAAAGATATTCTGAAATACTGTCAAATAAACTCTTGACATGGTGTAAAATATTCATTTGTAGAGATTGTGTTACTAGTAATTACAATGGTGAGGCTTTCACAGGTTCTAGCTTCTCAAACGTTTTGCTGCCTTTCTGTTCTATATCATTCTAAATTGATTCTTTTTGGTGTTTGGTTAAGTGTAAACACATAACCCTGGACGCatttttttacaattatttggatattttatagaccaaacgattaaatcaaaaaaataaacatactgaataatcattagttgcagccctacgtGAGACTAAACCAAAAACAATGCTAAATAATAATGGGTCCTCATCAAGTTGAAAGTGgattttatttaacaaattaGCCTCATATTTGCACACAGGCACACTTGTGGAACAATTTAAAACccctgcacacccacacaggtcTTTCCTTTATTGTAGCTGATTAGGCTTCTTTTCAGCTCGAGGTTGAGCAGAGATATGCTGGGAGTTTTCTGTGGTCACCAAactacatgaaaaaaaaatcagaatcaCATTAATCTGTTAAGACATGTATCTGTCAATCAGGCTTACACACGACCACATAACCCTGAGAACAGGTCTAATTAGTCAAactaagtgaaaacacctgcgTGGGTGTAGCGTGGGCACTCTTAACACCAGGTACCATGTATTTAATGAAGTCAGATCCACAATAATGATGTAAATAATTTGTGTTTGGACTGCTGTTCAGTCCTCCTGGTGCAGCTTTCCAGTGAAAGTGACATATAACTACTGGAGGTATTGATTATGATCTTTCACAGGCGGATAAAAAGTCTTACACCCATCCaataaaaattttaaaaaaatgatacaaATATTTACACACTTCTGAACAAAGCAGGTATTCCATAATAAAACAACTTGTAAACATGTTCCCAGCGTCTCATTGCTGTCTAGTGGGTTAGGCAGAGATGGTGAGCTCATTATTGAGCGTCATTTTCTGGAGGAATCAAGGTTTCACTGTTCGGCTGCTCATTCAGAGGAACCTCCTGAGaaagaacaacagaaaaaaagatcagtcaaaaaaaaatctcattttcTAAACAGCCTTGAGTTACATTTCAATTCTAAATGAATTGTTTCtacaaggttaaaggtcatgATATTGGCTTACCTTAAGATGTTTGTAGATTCCCATTTGGAAACGGCAGCAAATGACATCAACCAAGAATCCTATCACACCGTGTAGCATCCCTGCAAGTGAGAAAAAGGATCCAACTTACTGTGAGGGGAAAATAACTCCAGTCTTTGAATGTCTACCCCTCACAAGCAGGATTATTCCATTAAAATTTAAAACGTGGAGCTTGCCAGTAACTCCATCATCTTTGAGACAGTTAACGACAACACATTCATCATCTCCTCCCATTATCGTTAATCATTCTATGAGAAGACCTGGcaattcagtttaaaaaaagatgatttGCTGGAGTATATGACAAGATTAGAGAACAGTAAAATTGTCGTGCTTTACATGGTAAATGAATGGGGCTTTGGGCATACATAATGACATAATGTCTAAGGAACATACATGTGGTGATGCTTGATTGTAGCCAATTAACAACATATTGTCTAGATTTTAAATTGGGCTCCCAACTGCATTACTGTGCAAGCATAACATTAATTTGACACAAGAATAAACAAGGTTAACTAAATGGTCTATGTGATGGATTACTTatattttccacattttaaGTCCCTGCAAGTAGATTTACGGACTAATAACGCACCATACATTCTAAAGTAAAATCACACAATGGTTGCCTGGAGGCCAGGAAAGCAATCTAAACATTAGCAGCAACAATTTAGCAGTCAGCATTTAAAGTAAGTGCTAAAACATGACAAAGTTCcagtgtgttcctttaaaaatgcATCAGGCACGCTacaaatgtgtttctgtaagAGTTTATCTACCTGTTGTAGAGAAAATGCCTCCAATGATGCCACAGAGTCTGACAAGAAACTGCCAGAGAGGCATGTGCTGCTCGGTGACTTTGACCATTAGTGAGTTTATATCGTATTTCATAAAGATCCCTGAGACTCCATGACTGCCTGCAGCATGGTTTATCACTCGTTCCTGTAGAGCATGAAGAGGATTACAAACATATTCACCATAGCGATGCAAAGCATACTACACAAATATACAACCTTGTGCAAAATGTAAACCTACCCGCTCAGTGACGGAGTACTGGTGTGTTTCTGCAGAGACCTTGTAGGTGTTCAGTTTGGTGGGCACAATGGTGATAAAGTACTGAAACATGTGGTTAGCTGGAGATAATAACCAAAAATATTTGTTAGCTCAGTGAAACGAAAGTGTGTATatcaatgaaaaaaagaatacgTTACGATGAAAATGGATTCATGTTTGACAACACAGACGTACATTCAGCGGAGACTTTCTCTGTGCCGTCCAGAGGGCTAATAATCCCAGGAACCACTTCTCCAAAGGACAGGTGGTCAATCCGGTGAGAGAAATTATAAGCTGTGACACAATcgaaacaataaataaatatcatcACGTGATTATAACTGCTTTATTTCATGAGTCAACAACCACAACTTGAATGTACAGTGTGATTATCTTCGCCATGTTACCAAAGTATGAGAACATGCATAAATTTGATATGTGTTCAACAAAGTTTTGTCAAAAAGATAATGAACTCACTGTCATGGCTGACAAGTGCAGCTAGATGAGCATGGCCTCTGGGATGAGGGATGGACCTGTGCAGGAAAGAAAAGGTCAGccactgcaaaatgtataaCGTTTTAATGCCGTGTAGATACATACTTGCCAACGGTAACGTGGAAATTTCCTGCCACCTTGTTGACATACAGGTGTCCATGTATCCTGCAGGCATTAAGGGTAGTGGGACTGTCCTCACTATGGGGAAAATGAGCAACACAATGTGGAGGGAATACGTTTATCACAATTATATGGAAGGTTCAAACACTTCCTTGTTTGTCTTAGTAAGCATAGTTTCAACCATCACTCAATTCCAAACAGAAATGAGCCAATATTGAGGATCCTGTACCTTTGAGGCTCAGCAGGAGGAGCTCCTTTCATTGCAGCCTTGAAAAGTACGTCCTGGAGAGCGTGCTCCACTCTCAGACGCTCCTGGATGTGCAGAAGTGTCCTAAAACAAAGAGGGACAGAATAGTTAAGGAAACAAACATTCACTTAGAATGAAACAAAAATCAATTCAACGGACAAAAGCATTTTACGTTAGAGAAAAAGGTGGTTTCAATGTTAAGAGGTGTAATTGTAACGCTTAAGTTAAACAGTTTAATCTTACATGTGCCATAATCTTTTCTCTGGGGAGAGCTCAAAGTTGACctaaaatgtgacaaaacacAATTGTCATTCAAGCATAAATGAACTGTACTActgttacacaaaaaaaaaaaaaagatttaatgcattttttcttATTCCATTTTTACAATTCAGTAAATAAACTATGATTGCACACTGAAGGCGTTTATACTCACTGGTTCATATTTTAAACCATCAGAAGCAACCATGTTCTCTGCCAGATCCAGGACATCTGCACCTATATCTGcaatacaattaaaaacatcCATGACACCTTTCTCAACCAAATATGAATGAGTGCTTTTTCTAGATTTGTACTTACATTGGCATCTCATGGCCACTGTAATGTCAACATTTATCCTCAGCTTACTGTAAgtaaagagcagattaagtttGGAAACATACTAAGCAAAAGACACGGGGTTGAAGTGCAGTAATCACTCCTCTTACCTGCTGAAGTCTTTGTCCACCTCATACTCATACTTCATCCATGTGTCTCTGTACACAAAGAACTCCAGGAAGGCGAGGACAGCCATGAGAGTGAATGCTATCAGAGACACTGGAGAGAGTATCAAAATGAGTCACCTTACATTTAAAGCTACTCTTTCTGGCAGGAGTAACGTTATGCATGTAATAACTGAAGGCTACATTTGGCTGTGTAGTATCTGTAGCTAGGTAATGTTACCTGTCCCACCGCTGGCTGTGGACTCTACATAGCTCTCGGGAACTTTGGGAAACGCGTCCAACTCCTTTACCAGAGTCAGAGCCTTCTTCTTGGTCAGTCTCCTCATTTTAGGAGCAGCAGTGTTGCAGCTTCAGGTGAGTCCCTCATAAAATGGTTCTTTTCTAGCAGCGAAGTAGTGGctgttagttgttttgtgttacgAAAGTTGAGCAACGTTTAACGTTCAGTTTGTCTCCCTGTTCTGACGTTGAACATGACAGCAATTAGCACCCGAGCTAACTGTTGACGTTTAGTGTTAGTTagcaagatagatagatagccgGCTAAAACATGACTACGAGCGGCTGGTTTTGGTGAAAGAAAGTCGTTATTGTACCATCAGCTTAGTCCATGGTTAAAGTGCTTGCTTTCACAGTGAAACATAAAGAAATGCCCAGACGCGAAGTAAGGTACCTGAGGTAACGTTAACGCTAGTTGCGTTGAGGATTAACCAACCAACTAGCTAGCTACGGTGTGTCGTTGGTTTGACCTCATTGTCTGAAATAAAAAGTGCTCCCATCTGGATTTAGCGCCCTCTAACGGTAGAGTAGCAAACTGTTGACTGccgccatttaaaaaaagcaagttGGTAAATTATGATGGTATAGGGTCGGGATATGAAATAAGTAAAGTGAAAGGTATGGTATAATATTACATAATATGTAGTACAGCAATATAACATAGGATGGAATAGGATACTGTTTTCTATACTGTTATATTTGATACTCTATTCTATATTCTATATATTATACCCATAGGTATAATATAGAGCACAGTACTGTGTATGTCTCAAAACATGTCAATGCTTATATttaatttttcctttttctgcaAGAAAGCAGATGTTCTTCTAAGGGACACCTTGAGGCTGCAACATGATGTGAAACCCAAACAAAGGAATGTGTAAATGCGATGGACTGGGAAGACCGCATACCAGCCCTTAAAGAATGATGGCTGGATGAAGAGAAAACCTTAGTCCTTACGGAACCATACATTTCCATATGGACTAAGGTTTTCTCTTCATCCAGCCATTATTCTTTAAGGGTTAGTATGCGGTGATGGTATGCGGGTATCATGTTCTCGTTCCAGTTCCAGTTTTCTATGTGGGGGCAGTCGGGAACAGGAAATAAGTCTTTCCTCTTTTGAGGAGCAGCAATGAAGCTATTTATGAAGAGGtaaatcttgtttttgtttgctgtgCATATTGCCTCAATTGTGAATTGTGTTATGTTATTCAGTAAAGATGATGTAGAAGTCACCTGAGTCTCTGATCTTTTTACTGGAGCTGGTATAACTTGATGTACAAAGCACATTCAGCTTGTCAGTATGTCCTATGCTATAGTCTGTCTACATTCTCATgaggaaaatgtaaaatattacacAAGGTACAGCACAATAGCATTTCAAATCAGGATAGGTAGtaactatactgtatatgaacaacaacaaaaaagcattaCGTTAATTGGCTATAGGTGAAAATAGTAAATATCttaaatagatttttgtattagtAACGCCATTAAAAAGATCTTTCTTTCattcactttatttaaaaattgcACATTAGGGTTCTTCAAACTTCCTTTGTTAGTTTCATTGGCTGGGCCGAAcgcaggctcagattgttattaaaagtgtctgacaacattatggaaaggatccctacagagagaggCCTTGTTAAAACCTATTTAAgaactttttgtttaaccagaaacagctctgagatcactggcgccaaacccaccagactccatttacaaaaaacaatacTTGTAGCaagtatagagccaacatattttcacatgtaaatcggtaaactatgtttatttcaaccaaaactagagttgtgattgcTGAAAAATTGCAAAGACAaaccaaaacggcttttcatagttttattttgtttctgttgactttgaatgaagtgtatttaacgaaggatcttactctttaacagaacggtctacctccttagaaatcctttccataatgttctCAGACaccataataacaataatgtaagcctgtcaatggcaaaacaagcacttttgtgaacgtaaatGGAAGGTTCACAATTGCCCCATAACTTACATTAGTTTCCGTTTAATGCAGTATTGATGTTTATGAATGTGCTTAAAGGCTTTCAGCACCACCTGTGATGCCATTCAGCAAGTCGTGGGTGGAGTCTAACCTCCATGTTAAGCACCGCCCCAAATTGCACACTGCAGTGAGGGGCGTCTcacaatgggcagtatgagaaacgtgattttttttaacatcatagcttgtaaacctattctagtagagcccaagagtacaaatatgacactgaaaaggagtataatacGGGTTCTTTAAAGGTGTTTGGCATTAAAGGAGAAATAAATATTAATGTTGAAATCAAATCTTCGTCTGAGCAACAAATCACAATACAATGTATACATtgtccctgaataaataaaggttaaaaataaattaaataaaggagAAACATCTGAAAATAAAGAATTTTTGTACCACAAACCAATCGCCACACATTGATCCTTGGGCTTTTGGGTACCAGGGTACCAGAGCAGTTGCCAGCATAGCCTCATTGGTCTACAACCTTGAATCTactttatttattgtcttaatacctacagtatattttgAGAGGGTCTATACCAGCCTACATCTTTCTGGTCATCTGGttgtttaacattttatatatttcgCTGCATCTCAATTCTATCTACTACTGAATGAACCAAAAAAGTTTATAAAATGTTGTAATAACATAGCTGTAACTCACTCATTATATCAAAGGACACCTATTGTCAAATGTTTGTTCCACATACTTCAgccaaaaaaaaatttcaagaCACAATCCTAAAATTAACTTTAACTTGAAGGTGAAATCCAATGTATAAATTAATGTATATTATTCCATTGGTTTTTGGACAACATTTGATCACTATATTGTCTCTCTGCTTTTTAAGGAGATGTTTCAAACCAGCAAACGAAAACAGATGTAAAAATATgacataaataacaaataaagtacattttaatctGGACTTCCCTTTTACACGAAAACTGCAGAGAGTAAGGAGTGGTTGGATCCTACTCACTCAACCTGGTTTACAGCTCTCGTATCAAAGAGCCTGTGCCCTACTCATGTGCGTCCTCTAAAAGTTTGCTGAATCACTAACAACTAAACTCATCCCTGACTTCTCTGCGATGCACAGTCAAAGAGAAAATTTCTTGGCAGGGATCGGTAAAGCATTGGCTTAAATGTTGCtgaaaacattaacaaacaTATTTCCTGGTTTTAACAGGGGCCCATAGAATAACAATGCTGCAAAACAATACTATTGTAATAGTATGACAACAGTAGTAACTCTAACAAGTATTTTTCAGGTTGAGAACATCATTAACTTTTGTCTTTTAAGTAACCTAAATCATAAGATATATCATGAGAGATTTCTTCCTTCAGTCAGGTGTGcattagggatgcactgatccaactttttcagtcccgataccgatacctggGCTTTGGGTATAGACCAATACCGGGTATATatacactactggtcaaaagtttggggtcacttaaaaatttccattccactccattatagacagaataccagctgagatcagttgcattgttttttttaaccagggcagcagttttcagattacattatgttcttacataattgcaaaagggttctccaatgttttctcagttagctttttaaaatgatatcagattagtaaacagaatgggcctttggaacattggatgaatggttgctgatcatgggcaatgtagatattgcattaaagatcagccacttctttctacaacagtcgagaacccttttgcaattatgtaataagcacataatgtaatctgaaaactgctgccctggttaaaaaacaatgcaactgatctcagctggtattctgtctataatggagtcgaatggaaatttctaagtgaccccaaacatTTGACcagtagttagttagtttttgtgtgtgtgtgtgtgtgtgtgtgtgtgtgtgtgtgtgtgtgtaaaaatctTTGACTTTAACAGGAATTACAATTCAAGTGTAAACCTTTTACAACAAATCAGCAACAAATTGGTCTAAACTTAAACAGGAAGTACAATTTCAGGATataatgtatatagtatataaatatagaattgaattgaatagatcGGCCCTCATTGTCACCAATACCCCATCTAGCTATTTGAGTCAGTATCGGCCCGTTATCAGTATCGGGTTGGTGCATCCCTATGCGCATCttttcaaacaacaacaaaatgaaatataCTTATAATCACATAATGAGTAAGGGATTTAGCTAAGGTTTACTGTCAGTATTATAGATATACATCCAAAGTGAGTTACTTTACAACTTCAAGTATTATCTGCATTATTTTAGTGCTGTGCAGGCATAGGACAACAAAGCGTGCCAACAAAAATTCAGCGTCCTCTTAGACTGTTCATAGCCACATCTAACATCTATTTAGGTTGTGACACTCTTCCCAACTAAAAAATGacttcattaattaattaatctctatatatatatataaaactctATTCTGCAGGTACAGAGTCCGGACCCTCGTCCTGTAGGACAGCTGTCTCTAGGACATCGGAGGTGGGCGTGTCAGGCAGCTCTTGAGACAGATCTTCAGAGCATCTGCTCACAGTGGGTGAGATCACATCTGGACTTGTGTCACAGGACTCTGTGCTCTGCTCCGAGGTGGCTGTTGTAATTGTTGTGGGAGCACCGGGGGGAACTGGGTCAAACTCATCATCGTCGTCGTCCTCCAGGATGGGCGACTCATGGATATCTGCAAGTAAAAACAGAGAGATCTTAGACTGATTTGGTGAATTTGACCGTGGTTATaaaatgatgaatgaaaaaaaataaatgctaacTCACTGCTGAAAGCTTCTGGGTACTGCTTAGCAATCTTCCCTTTTAGTGTCCTGGAGAAGCAGAGGAGGCaaataaacagtgtgtgtgagtgtgtgtgtatttgcattgAGGGGGGGGTAGCGACTTACCTGATCCTCCTGAAGACGCTGTCTAGATCTTTCTTCATCTCCACGAGGGTGCGAGTGTGGAGTAGGAAGCGTTCGTTCATCTGATGCAGTCGCACGTTAGACAGCCCGTTAAAGTTGATCAACATTTCATTGGTTTTCTCAAAGCGATCAAGCCTGTTTTCACAATAATTCAGCAAAGCAAAAATTATCTTCAGGTGGTCAGTTTACAAAGAACAAGGCAGATATCAGTGTCACTGTCATATGCAAGTGAACTGACCTACACcaaaaagcacacacattttatatttagtAGTGCAAAGTAGCAGAACAGCCAAATGAGGCTAAACAGACTAATATGACACTTACATGTGTCTCTGAGCCTGGATGATGGCGTTCACATCCTCAGAGTTGACCATGCTCAGCATCCTGTTACAGAACACGCCAGATGCTGTGGGCTCCACCATGGTGAAAATGAAGACGAAAAAGCTGCAAATAAGAACCTTTATTTAGAGGTGCAAATAGGTCAGTATACTATTTTCAACACCAACATCAGCATTAAAATCACGAGCCCATAAAGAAACCTTAATCAT contains:
- the LOC144522010 gene encoding endoplasmic reticulum-Golgi intermediate compartment protein 2-like → MRRLTKKKALTLVKELDAFPKVPESYVESTASGGTVSLIAFTLMAVLAFLEFFVYRDTWMKYEYEVDKDFSSKLRINVDITVAMRCQYIGADVLDLAENMVASDGLKYEPVNFELSPEKRLWHMTLLHIQERLRVEHALQDVLFKAAMKGAPPAEPQSEDSPTTLNACRIHGHLYVNKVAGNFHVTVGKSIPHPRGHAHLAALVSHDTYNFSHRIDHLSFGEVVPGIISPLDGTEKVSAESNHMFQYFITIVPTKLNTYKVSAETHQYSVTERERVINHAAGSHGVSGIFMKYDINSLMVKVTEQHMPLWQFLVRLCGIIGGIFSTTGMLHGVIGFLVDVICCRFQMGIYKHLKEVPLNEQPNSETLIPPENDAQ
- the kxd1 gene encoding kxDL motif-containing protein 1; this translates as MVEPTASGVFCNRMLSMVNSEDVNAIIQAQRHMLDRFEKTNEMLINFNGLSNVRLHQMNERFLLHTRTLVEMKKDLDSVFRRIRTLKGKIAKQYPEAFSNIHESPILEDDDDDEFDPVPPGAPTTITTATSEQSTESCDTSPDVISPTVSRCSEDLSQELPDTPTSDVLETAVLQDEGPDSVPAE